A stretch of DNA from Catenulispora acidiphila DSM 44928:
GGGGCTGCGGTGTGGCCGGTGTTAGAGCGCGTGGCCGGTTGTGCTGTCGACGTGCTGGGGGATGGCGCCTTCGTGCCGGTCTCCGGTGGTCGAGGTTCCGGTGGGTTCGAACATCAAGATGGCGCCGCCGGGTGAGGACGGCTTGTGCTCAGTGCCGCGGGGCACGACGAAGGTGTCGCCCTTGTGGAGGACGACAGTTGTCTCTGTCCCGTCGGCTGCGCGGAGTGAGACGTCGAACTGGCCCTCGAGGACGAGGAAGAACTCGTCGGTGTTCTCGTGTACGTGCCAGACGTGCTCGCCTTTGGTGTGCGCGATCCGGACGTCGTAGTCGTTCATGTGGGCGACGATCCTTGGGCTGTAGACGTCGTCGAACGAGGCGAGGGCGGCTGTGAGGTTCACTGGATTGCTGGTCATGGCCCTCATCGTCGTCCAGGGGCGTGCTCTGCGCTTGTACGATATTGATGTGGACGTGGATGCGCCGGTCCCACGGCGTTGCCAGGTGACGGCCTGGCGACCGGAGGTTCCCGGGATCGATGAGGTGTTCCACGCTCACATCGTTGACTACGCCTATCCGCCGCACTGTCACGACACCTGGACCGTGCTCATCGTCGATGCCGGCGCGATCCGCTACGACCTCGACACCCGACACTGTGGCGCCAGTCGTGAGACCGTCGCCATCTTGCCGCCTGGTGTCATCCACGATGGCCGGCCCGACGATCGTGCACGTGAGGGCTTCTGGAAGCGGAACATCTACCTGAACGCCTCGATGCTGCCCACCGGGCTGACCGGGGCCGCCGTCGACAAGACCAACCTGCACGACCCGTTTCTTCGGGCCGCGTTGGTCGGCCTCCACGAGTCGCTCACGATCAGAGAAGAACCGCTCGACGGTGAGGCGCGCCTGGCGATGATCGCCGAACGCATCGCGGCTCACCTCCTGACCCGTCG
This window harbors:
- a CDS encoding cupin domain-containing protein produces the protein MTSNPVNLTAALASFDDVYSPRIVAHMNDYDVRIAHTKGEHVWHVHENTDEFFLVLEGQFDVSLRAADGTETTVVLHKGDTFVVPRGTEHKPSSPGGAILMFEPTGTSTTGDRHEGAIPQHVDSTTGHAL
- a CDS encoding helix-turn-helix domain-containing protein; its protein translation is MALIVVQGRALRLYDIDVDVDAPVPRRCQVTAWRPEVPGIDEVFHAHIVDYAYPPHCHDTWTVLIVDAGAIRYDLDTRHCGASRETVAILPPGVIHDGRPDDRAREGFWKRNIYLNASMLPTGLTGAAVDKTNLHDPFLRAALVGLHESLTIREEPLDGEARLAMIAERIAAHLLTRRPRLAAPETSIAHTLRQLLDEHLTEPITLQQAARSLDRSVPHLIRSFRQAFAISPHAYVIGRRVEAARGMLLRGAKPAAVAVDVGFYDQAHFTRHFKKHTSVSPAKYAAGGR